The genomic window TTCAAGGGCGAGATCCGGGCCACGGGCGACGTGCTGGTGGACCAGCTGGTGCAGATGCAGCGCAGCGGCTTTACCTCCGCCGTGCTGCGCGAGGGCCAGGACATGGCCGTGGCCCAGAAACAGCTGGACCGCTACAAGGCCTTCTACCAGGGTGACGCGGTCACCGTGCAACCCATCTTCGCCCGGGAAGCAACAGCATGAGCGCCATAGACCTGCACGCCCGCCCTTCCAAAGACTACGCCGCCAAGCTGGCCGAAACCACGGCCCTGCTGGTGAAGGCTGCGCAAGACTATGCGCCCGGCGAAGTGACCCAAGCCTCCAGCCTGGGCGCCGAAGACGTGGTTATCAGCCACATCCTCAACAGCCACCAGTTGGACATAGGCATTTTTGTGCTGGAAACGGGTCGTCTGCACCAGGAAACTCTGGCGCTGCTGGACCAGTTCAAAGCCACATCCCGCGCGCCGGTCACCGTCTACACGCCGGTAAACGAATCGGTGGTGCAGTTTGTGGCCCGGGAAGGCAAAGACGCGATGTACAAAAGCATCGAGCTGCGCAAGGCCTGCTGTGGCATCCGCAAGATGGAGCCCCTGGGCCGCGCCCTGGACGGCAAAAAGGCCTGGATCAGTGGCCTGCGCCGCGAGCAAAGCGGCGCCCGTGCCGACGTGCCGCTGGTGGACACGTCCGAGCCCCGCACCAAACTCAACCCCCTGGCCAACTGGACCTGGGGCGACGTGTGGCACTACATTGCCGAAAACGGCGTGGCCTACAACCCACTGCACGACGCGTTTTTCCCCAGCATTGGCTGCGAACCCTGCACCCGCGCCATCAGCCTGGGTGAAGATTTCCGCTCCGGCCGCTGGTGGTGGGAAGACGAAGCCGCCAAGGAATGTGGCCTGCATGTCAAACACGATGACGCCGGTGAAGACGCCGCCCCTGTATCCTCTTTGCTTTCCAGCCGAGCCCCCGCATGAACGCTATGACCGACACCTCGCATTTCAATTTACTCTCCAACCGCCACCTCGACGCGCTGGAGGAAGAAACCATCTTCATCCTGCGTGAAGTGGCCGCCGCCTTTGAGCGCCCCACGCTGCTGTTCTCGGGCGGCAAGGACTCGCTGGTCATGCTCAAGTGCGCCGAAAAGGCCTTTGGCGTGGGCCG from Rhodoferax sp. AJA081-3 includes these protein-coding regions:
- a CDS encoding DUF934 domain-containing protein gives rise to the protein MKLIAAQSHSTGATGLKVIELANDVDPRTLALDGVDRIDLVFPKFTDGRAFSQAFLLHRRLGFKGEIRATGDVLVDQLVQMQRSGFTSAVLREGQDMAVAQKQLDRYKAFYQGDAVTVQPIFAREATA
- a CDS encoding phosphoadenylyl-sulfate reductase codes for the protein MSAIDLHARPSKDYAAKLAETTALLVKAAQDYAPGEVTQASSLGAEDVVISHILNSHQLDIGIFVLETGRLHQETLALLDQFKATSRAPVTVYTPVNESVVQFVAREGKDAMYKSIELRKACCGIRKMEPLGRALDGKKAWISGLRREQSGARADVPLVDTSEPRTKLNPLANWTWGDVWHYIAENGVAYNPLHDAFFPSIGCEPCTRAISLGEDFRSGRWWWEDEAAKECGLHVKHDDAGEDAAPVSSLLSSRAPA